CCGAGCGGAAGTTTCCGTCAACTCCAGCAACCGCCGACCACGATATCCTGCCCAGTCGCCCGATGAGCGTCAGCGTCACCAGCTCAGCGGGATGAAATCCGCTCCCACAGACCGAAGGGAGTACCGTTCCGATCGCCGGCACGGGTGCGAGGGGACCGCAGATCGCAATAGCAGGACGACCCGGGAACGGAACAACGGGCCGAGGTGGGGACGGTGGCATCGCCTGTTGCGGGATTGGGATGCGCGCCGGACTTTGGGGAGGCGGTGTCGTCGCGACTCCCGGCAACGCACCGGTCGACTCACCCGCGGGCGTCGGGCCGGTTGAGACGATCTCAGGTGGCGTGCTCGGCCTTTGCATCGCCGCCTTCGGGTTGCTTCCGAAATTTCCCGTGCATCCCGTCCCGAGCAGGCCGAGGATCAGGATTGCGCTCAGAGTGACACGCGTTACCATCAGTACTTGATATAACGCGCCGGCGGGGTTCGGCTTACGCGGCGATCGTGTTGGCGATCCCCTTCGCGAACTCGCCACGCAGCCGTTGCACCGCTCGGTATATCAACAGCTTGGCGGCAGCGGGCGATTTGCCCAGTACCGCACCAACCTCCTCCATCGTCATGTCTTCGGAGAACTTCAAGATCATCGCCGCTCGTTGTTGCGCGGGCAGCCGGTCGACGGCCTGCCAGACGGTCTGGATGCGCTCGCGACCAACGACCTCGTCGAGTGGATCGAGCAGCGGAGAGACGAGGTCACGCTGCTCGTCGAGCGGGAGCGGCAATCGCTTGCTGCGGTAGTGGCTGGCGACAGCGTTGACCGCAATTCGATAGAGCCAGCAGCTGAAGGGACGGCCCTGGTCCTGATAGCCCTTGATGCTCCGGAGCGCGCTGAGAAAGACCTCCGCCGTAATGTCTTCGGCCAGGCCGTCGTCGCGCACCCGGGCCCGGACGAAGCGGTAGATCTGGGGTGCATAGCGGTCGTAGAGCTGGCCGAAGGCGGCGGGATCGGACTTCGCGCGCTCCACGGGATCGCGCCAGAACGCGTCGGGAACGCCGGCGGTGTTGGCTGTGCTCATACTCCGGCACGCTACGGCCCGCCTCCCGACAAGTCGTCACGGAAAGTAGTGAAACTTAAGGGCGCTCGTTGGACCGGGGCGCCGTTACGCCTGGATACGCTGCCGGCCGCTGTAGACGTTCAGACTGCGGCCCCGCAGAAAACCGATCAAGGTCTGATTCGACGCCTGGGCAAGGTCGCGGGCCAGGCTGGACGGGGCTGAGACCGCCACCAGTACCGGGATGCGGGCCTGGAGCGCCTTCTGGACGATCTCAAACGACGTCCGGCCGCTGACCATGAGGATGTGGTGGTCGAGCGGGAGCAGCTGCCGCTCAACCGCGTGGCCGACGATCTTGTCCACGGCGTTGTGCCGTCCGATGTCCTCCCGGACCGCCACCAGATCGCCCATCGCCGTGAAGAGGCCTGCCGCGTGCAGGCCGCCGGTGCGCGCAAAGATCGCCTGCTCCGACCGGAGCCGCGCGTCGAGACCGTAAATGATGTCGCGGTCGATCTTAAGATCCCCGTCCGGCAGCGGCGGCGCCGACTCGTGGATCGCTTCGATGCTACTGACCCCACAGAGTCCGCAGCTGGACGCGGCGAGGAAATTTCGCTGCCAGCGCCGGTCGACGCCGGGCGCATCGGGAGCTAGATCGACGTCGATGACGTTCTCCAGGTCCGGATGTTCGCCATTTGGAACCATCCGCATGCTGGCGACATCGGCGGCCTTCCGGATGATGCCTTCGCCAAAAAGAAAGCCGTATGCCAGCTCGCGCTCGTGCCCTGGCGTCCGCATCATGACCGTCAGCGGGGTGCCGCCAATGCGGATTTCCATCGGCTCCTCGGCGGCGAGCTGGTCGTCGACGCGGACGCCGTCCTCCTCGCCGTAGCGAAGCACCCGCGCACGATGCGAGCTCCGATCCTTCACGGAGCTGATCCTAGCGAACATCCTCCCAGCGGTAGGCCAGCGTACCGCCGCTGAACGGCACCTTCAGTCCTGTTCGAACCAGGTATGGCTCGACGCCGCTGTAGAGGGGAATCAGCCGGTGATCGGCGAGCGCGATAGCTTCGGCCTGCTGATACGCCTTGAGCGCGTCGTCCCACGTTGTCGCGGCTTTCGCCTTCGCCAGGGCGGCATCGATCCGCGGATCGCTCAACCGAAGGTTGTTGAACTGGGCGTTGGAGCCGAGCAGGTTGTCGAGCACATCCGACGCGTAGGGGAAATCGGCGCTCCAGGTATCGATGAAGACGGGCAGCTGGTCGAGCGCGGCGCGGTTGAAGAAATCGCCAGTCGGATGCAGATTGACGGTCCGCCCCGTCGCATTGCTGATCTGATCTTGCAGGTCTTTTGCGACCCGTCCGACGGTCGAATTCGTCGAGAAATAGATCCCGATCTGCGCCGGGAACCCTGCCTGGTCGAGGGCCGTGCGGGCGGCGATCGGGTCGAAGGCCGTTAGCGGCCGATCGAGATGGCCGGCCACGCCGGGCGGAATCAGGTCGGTCGCCGGAGCCGCGAGCATCGACCCGAAGAGCGCGAGATCGGTGAGGCGGCCACGGTCGATCGTCTGCGCCATCGCCATTCGCTCGGGAGGGCCATAGCCGCTGCCGGCGACGGTGTTGAACCCGAGGTACGTGGTGCGCGTGTTCGCGACCTTGTGCAGCTGCGCGAGGCGCTGCGGGTCGCGGGCAAACGCGAGCAGCTGCGGACCGGTGAAGCCGTGGGCGATGTCGACCGCGCCGCTCGTGTATCGATCGAGGCGTTTGGTCGAGTCAGGCTCGATCTCGATGTCGACCTTGCGGACTTGCGGTCGGGGGCCCCAGTAGTCGGCGAACGCACTGAGCTGAAGGCTGTGGCCGCGATCCCACTGATCAAGGTGGTACGGACCACTTCCGGAAGAAACGGCTCCGTTGAGGCCGGGATCGTCCAGCCAGAATGGCGGTAACGCGAGCCGCGTCAGCAGCGAGCTGTCGGGCTGCGGCAGCCGCACCACGAGGGTTCTCTGGCCGATCACCTGCACGCCACTGATCGTGTCTCCTGGGTAGCGCGCCCCGAGCGGCGCGAAGAACGTGGTCAGAGGGCTCGCGGTCTCCGGCGCGAGCGCGCGCTTCCAGGCGGTCAGCGCGTCCTGCGCCTGGACGGTCGTACCCGATTGGTATTTCGCGGCGCGCAAGTGAAAGGTATAGAGACGGCCGGCATCTGCGATCTCCCAACTCTGCGCCAGGGCCGCAACCGGGCGGAGGGTCGCGTCGAGGCGAGTCAGCCCTTGAAAGAGCTCGGCGCCGATTGCCAGCGAGGTGGGATCGTTGATCAAAGCGGGGTCGAGCGTCTGCGCGTCTTCGGCCTCACTCAATTGGAGATGCGAGACGCGACTCGTAGTCGCATGCGAGGTGGAGGCTGACGGCGCAGGCGTGCCCGGCAGGTTGCACGAGCTCAGCAGCAGCGCCAGCGCCAGCCCCACCGCGCAGCTGGCGCGGCCGATCATTTTTCCGATACTAGCAAGATGTCGCGCCGCCACATTGCCCTGCTGATCGCGCTCGTGGCTCTGCTCGGGTGGATTCTGCCGGCGACGCCGGCCAGCGCGGCAGCGGCGGCCACCCTCGTGACCGGGACGGTCATTCCGCACAACCCACCGATGGATGGCGTCGTGCGCCTGGACCTACAGGTACGCAACGACACGACCGGCGCGTGGGCCGCGCCCGACCTCGTTCACCTCACCTGGAAGGGTGCCGATGGCAAATCGGTCGCGTCCGACGCCCGTCCTCTAGGTCAGGCCGTCGCTCCTGCGGCAACGGTGACCCTAACGCTGGTCACGCTCTCGCCCACGGCCGTCGGTGACTTCACCCTCACCGTCGAGCTCGAGACGCGCGGCAGCCGGTTGCCGATCGGAGATCCGACTCCCTTCCACCTCAGCGGTTTCCTGTTCAAAGGCCGTGGCAACGGCCATGGCCTCGGCATGAGCCAGTGGGGCGCACGCGGACGCGCCGCTGCCGGGGACGATTACACAAAGATCCTCGCCGCCTACTACCAGAACAGCCGGATCGATACCCGCGACACATCGGGAATGGTGCGGATCGCGCTCACGCACGGGCCGATCGACCTCGCTCGTCCGTGGCCACGCGTATTCGGCCCCATGCCATTCGTCGCCGAGCCGGTCACGGTCGACGGCTCCCCGCAGCTGTCGGGCGCCGCTGGAGACCTTCTCGGATTCGACACCTCGCAGAGTGGGCTCCCGGAGGCTTTCCTCCAGTCGCCCGACGGCACTCGTGGGGCATCGGTCTCCTTCAACCACCCGCTCGTCATCCACAGCACTGGTGCAGCCGGGATCCGGACGAACATCCTGCAAACGATGGGCGGCGATTTCCGGACGGGTGCTGAGCAGTGGCGATACAGCGGCGAGCTGCGCCTCATTCCGAAAGGCGCCGGGTCGGTGCTGCCGGTCAACGTCCTGCCGATGGAGGACTACCTCAAGGGCGTCGTTCCCGCCGAGATGCCACCGTACTGGGGTGTCGAGGCCCTCAAGGCGCAAGCGATCGCCGCGCGCACCTATGCGATGCGCAGGATCTCGGGGGGCGGAGACTTCGACCTCGAGGGCAACCAGTTCGACCAGGCCTATAGCGGACTGACCGAGCAGGTCAAGGCGAGCAGCGACGCGGTCGATGCGACCAAGGGCCAGGTGCTC
This genomic window from Candidatus Dormiibacterota bacterium contains:
- the fdhD gene encoding formate dehydrogenase accessory sulfurtransferase FdhD, with product MKDRSSHRARVLRYGEEDGVRVDDQLAAEEPMEIRIGGTPLTVMMRTPGHERELAYGFLFGEGIIRKAADVASMRMVPNGEHPDLENVIDVDLAPDAPGVDRRWQRNFLAASSCGLCGVSSIEAIHESAPPLPDGDLKIDRDIIYGLDARLRSEQAIFARTGGLHAAGLFTAMGDLVAVREDIGRHNAVDKIVGHAVERQLLPLDHHILMVSGRTSFEIVQKALQARIPVLVAVSAPSSLARDLAQASNQTLIGFLRGRSLNVYSGRQRIQA
- a CDS encoding SpoIID/LytB domain-containing protein, with amino-acid sequence MSRRHIALLIALVALLGWILPATPASAAAAATLVTGTVIPHNPPMDGVVRLDLQVRNDTTGAWAAPDLVHLTWKGADGKSVASDARPLGQAVAPAATVTLTLVTLSPTAVGDFTLTVELETRGSRLPIGDPTPFHLSGFLFKGRGNGHGLGMSQWGARGRAAAGDDYTKILAAYYQNSRIDTRDTSGMVRIALTHGPIDLARPWPRVFGPMPFVAEPVTVDGSPQLSGAAGDLLGFDTSQSGLPEAFLQSPDGTRGASVSFNHPLVIHSTGAAGIRTNILQTMGGDFRTGAEQWRYSGELRLIPKGAGSVLPVNVLPMEDYLKGVVPAEMPPYWGVEALKAQAIAARTYAMRRISGGGDFDLEGNQFDQAYSGLTEQVKASSDAVDATKGQVLTYSGQLLSALYMASGGGHTENSEYGFIHWNHGLKPAVTLPYLRGIADPLDRAASWQVGPFSATDAAQILRDNDEDLGGRLVGIDILQKGPSGRVLGVRLRGSSKTDEVSGPVLRSWFGLPDTLVEIVGGG
- a CDS encoding ABC transporter substrate-binding protein, which encodes MIGRASCAVGLALALLLSSCNLPGTPAPSASTSHATTSRVSHLQLSEAEDAQTLDPALINDPTSLAIGAELFQGLTRLDATLRPVAALAQSWEIADAGRLYTFHLRAAKYQSGTTVQAQDALTAWKRALAPETASPLTTFFAPLGARYPGDTISGVQVIGQRTLVVRLPQPDSSLLTRLALPPFWLDDPGLNGAVSSGSGPYHLDQWDRGHSLQLSAFADYWGPRPQVRKVDIEIEPDSTKRLDRYTSGAVDIAHGFTGPQLLAFARDPQRLAQLHKVANTRTTYLGFNTVAGSGYGPPERMAMAQTIDRGRLTDLALFGSMLAAPATDLIPPGVAGHLDRPLTAFDPIAARTALDQAGFPAQIGIYFSTNSTVGRVAKDLQDQISNATGRTVNLHPTGDFFNRAALDQLPVFIDTWSADFPYASDVLDNLLGSNAQFNNLRLSDPRIDAALAKAKAATTWDDALKAYQQAEAIALADHRLIPLYSGVEPYLVRTGLKVPFSGGTLAYRWEDVR
- a CDS encoding sigma-70 family RNA polymerase sigma factor — translated: MSTANTAGVPDAFWRDPVERAKSDPAAFGQLYDRYAPQIYRFVRARVRDDGLAEDITAEVFLSALRSIKGYQDQGRPFSCWLYRIAVNAVASHYRSKRLPLPLDEQRDLVSPLLDPLDEVVGRERIQTVWQAVDRLPAQQRAAMILKFSEDMTMEEVGAVLGKSPAAAKLLIYRAVQRLRGEFAKGIANTIAA